The following coding sequences are from one Arthrobacter sp. 24S4-2 window:
- a CDS encoding FAD-binding oxidoreductase: MTTTTETSNSSSVLTKAIARMTEVLGADAVLLDESQVKDFRDPYEGEDAKDYQPSFVVQPSTVEEIQAVVRIANELHIQLWTSSTGRNYGYGGSAPVVNGSVVLSLRRMNKILEINEAASYALLEPGVSFFDLYNEIKARGLKLWISVPDLGWGSIVGNTLDHGYGYTVNGDHANAVCGMEVVLATGDVVRTGLGAISNSPMWQRHKRGFGPSLDSLFMQSNFGIVSKMGVWLMPEPEVFTTGAIICHNDEDIAPLIDALRPLVLDGTIQGVPLITSSPEPQDGRANPMQNTTGMSKAAKLSATLPPGRWHARIAFYGHEAIVEARRRIVSDAVAHLPGVTVDLRSYRGDVSPEEVHPLDLVPAGIPNMFLLDMMKKHIGENVGHIDFSPAIPFDGESAAKHELMVRTILEEAGLVAGFGWIANTRSLVGACMVFFDVNDPAEAAAAHAAVELMCEKAAEWGWSEYRAHPSLIEHVAENFDFNDHALNRLYTSLKDALDPAGTLSPGNHGIWPSSAKNS; the protein is encoded by the coding sequence ATGACAACAACAACTGAGACCAGCAATTCATCTTCGGTCCTGACCAAGGCCATTGCGCGGATGACCGAAGTTCTCGGCGCGGACGCCGTCTTGCTGGACGAAAGCCAGGTCAAGGACTTCCGCGACCCCTACGAGGGTGAGGACGCAAAGGACTACCAGCCCTCTTTCGTGGTCCAGCCCTCCACCGTGGAAGAAATCCAGGCCGTGGTCCGGATCGCTAACGAACTGCACATCCAGCTCTGGACCTCCTCCACCGGACGCAATTACGGCTACGGCGGCTCGGCCCCGGTGGTCAACGGCTCCGTGGTCCTGAGCCTGCGCCGCATGAACAAGATTCTGGAAATCAATGAAGCCGCCAGCTACGCGCTGCTGGAGCCCGGCGTGAGCTTCTTCGACCTCTACAACGAGATCAAGGCCCGAGGGCTGAAGCTCTGGATCTCCGTCCCGGACCTCGGCTGGGGCAGCATCGTCGGCAACACCCTGGACCACGGCTACGGCTACACCGTCAACGGCGACCACGCCAACGCCGTCTGCGGCATGGAAGTGGTCCTGGCCACCGGCGACGTGGTCCGCACCGGCCTCGGCGCCATCAGCAACAGCCCTATGTGGCAGCGCCACAAACGCGGCTTCGGCCCCTCCCTGGACAGCTTGTTCATGCAGTCCAACTTCGGCATCGTGTCCAAGATGGGCGTCTGGCTCATGCCCGAGCCCGAGGTATTCACCACGGGGGCAATCATCTGCCACAACGACGAGGACATCGCCCCGCTCATCGACGCGCTCCGCCCGCTGGTGCTGGACGGCACCATCCAGGGCGTCCCGCTGATCACCAGCTCACCGGAACCCCAGGACGGTCGGGCCAACCCAATGCAGAACACCACCGGGATGTCGAAGGCAGCGAAGCTGTCCGCGACACTGCCCCCGGGACGCTGGCACGCCCGCATCGCCTTCTACGGCCACGAAGCCATAGTGGAGGCACGGCGCCGCATTGTCTCCGATGCCGTGGCCCATCTCCCCGGCGTCACCGTGGACCTCAGGTCCTACCGCGGCGACGTCAGCCCGGAAGAAGTGCACCCGCTGGACCTGGTTCCGGCCGGCATCCCCAACATGTTCCTGCTGGACATGATGAAGAAGCACATCGGCGAAAACGTTGGCCACATCGACTTCTCGCCCGCGATCCCGTTCGACGGCGAATCCGCCGCCAAGCACGAACTTATGGTCCGCACCATCCTCGAAGAAGCCGGCCTGGTGGCGGGCTTCGGCTGGATCGCCAACACCCGCAGCCTCGTGGGCGCCTGCATGGTCTTCTTCGACGTGAACGACCCTGCCGAAGCGGCAGCCGCACACGCCGCCGTCGAACTCATGTGTGAAAAGGCCGCCGAATGGGGCTGGAGCGAATACCGCGCCCACCCCTCGCTGATCGAGCACGTGGCAGAGAACTTCGACTTCAACGACCATGCCTTGAACCGGCTCTACACCTCCCTCAAGGACGCCCTGGACCCCGCCGGAACGCTCTCGCCGGGCAACCACGGCATTTGGCCCTCCTCGGCCAAGAACTCCTAG
- a CDS encoding ABC transporter family substrate-binding protein, with protein MRLGRISKAVGVAAAAALALSACAGNSGGTTPSSATAGKQGGSATVVEVNAFNTFNPNTADGNTDINSKISYATHSGFYYIDNQLNVVRNEKFGKMEKTSDDPLTVKYTINEGVKWSDGTPVTAADLLLQWAAFSGYYDDADSEAKTGTSYFSYAGDPTGLKLTDFPEIGDSNRSMTIKYSKPFADWETILGGPGIDIAAHVMAKKAGLTDAQALVDYLKGKPKGDPKAPKPADEKLKAMADLWNTGFDTKTLPSDPSLFLSNGPYIVKSVTQDQSLTMVRNKDYNWGPAASLDEITVRYIGSAPAQVQALKNGEADIIAPQASADTIEQLKALESQGVTVEQGNQLSYDHIDLNYSGPLAEKSVREAFMKTVPRKDIVDKIVKKLDPEAKPLDSQLFVPAQAAYADSAKNNGSSAYQDVDIDGAKALLAGKTPEIRIMYNKDNPNRVDAFSLIRESATKAGFKIVDGGLGKSDWGKALGDGSYDATIFGWINPGVGVSGVPQIFRSGNGSNFNLFSDPDADKLMDELIVTTDRAKQDDLSKEIDKKIWASAYGLPLFQSVGVDAYSDRITGVKFMPNQTGVWWNFWEWAEK; from the coding sequence ATGCGCTTAGGTCGTATTTCCAAAGCGGTAGGCGTCGCAGCAGCTGCTGCGCTAGCTCTCAGCGCCTGCGCCGGCAATAGCGGCGGGACAACCCCGTCAAGCGCGACTGCCGGCAAACAGGGTGGCTCAGCCACGGTTGTCGAGGTAAACGCATTCAACACGTTCAACCCCAACACCGCTGACGGCAACACTGACATCAACTCGAAAATCAGCTATGCCACCCACTCGGGTTTCTACTACATCGACAACCAGCTGAACGTTGTACGCAACGAGAAGTTCGGCAAGATGGAAAAGACCTCCGACGACCCCCTAACGGTGAAGTACACCATCAATGAGGGTGTGAAATGGTCTGACGGAACGCCGGTAACGGCAGCTGACCTCCTGCTGCAGTGGGCGGCCTTCTCGGGCTACTACGATGACGCCGATTCCGAGGCGAAGACGGGCACGTCCTACTTCTCATACGCCGGCGACCCCACCGGCCTCAAACTCACCGACTTCCCCGAAATCGGCGACAGCAACCGGTCCATGACCATCAAGTATTCGAAGCCTTTCGCTGACTGGGAAACCATCCTTGGCGGTCCCGGCATCGATATCGCCGCGCACGTCATGGCCAAGAAAGCCGGCCTTACCGACGCGCAGGCGCTGGTGGACTACCTGAAGGGAAAGCCCAAGGGCGACCCCAAGGCCCCCAAGCCGGCCGATGAGAAGCTGAAGGCCATGGCGGATCTCTGGAACACGGGATTCGACACCAAGACCCTGCCCTCGGACCCCAGCCTGTTCCTCTCCAACGGTCCGTACATCGTCAAGAGCGTCACCCAGGACCAGTCGCTGACTATGGTCCGCAACAAGGACTACAACTGGGGCCCGGCAGCCAGCCTGGACGAAATCACGGTCCGCTACATCGGTTCGGCTCCGGCTCAGGTGCAGGCCCTCAAGAACGGCGAAGCTGACATTATCGCTCCGCAGGCCTCGGCAGATACCATCGAGCAGCTCAAGGCCCTTGAAAGCCAGGGCGTCACTGTGGAACAGGGCAACCAGCTCTCTTACGATCACATCGACCTGAACTACTCAGGCCCGCTGGCCGAGAAGAGCGTCCGCGAAGCATTCATGAAGACCGTCCCGCGCAAGGACATTGTGGACAAGATCGTGAAGAAGCTCGATCCGGAGGCCAAGCCGCTGGACTCGCAGCTGTTCGTTCCGGCGCAGGCAGCCTACGCCGACTCCGCCAAGAACAACGGTTCCTCTGCGTACCAGGACGTCGACATCGACGGCGCCAAGGCGCTTCTCGCTGGCAAGACCCCTGAGATCCGCATCATGTACAACAAGGACAACCCCAACCGGGTTGACGCCTTCTCCCTGATCCGTGAGTCAGCCACCAAGGCCGGGTTCAAGATCGTGGATGGCGGCCTGGGCAAGTCGGACTGGGGCAAAGCCCTTGGCGACGGCAGCTATGACGCCACCATTTTCGGCTGGATCAATCCGGGCGTTGGTGTTTCCGGCGTACCGCAGATCTTCCGCAGCGGCAACGGCTCCAACTTCAACCTCTTCTCGGATCCTGATGCCGACAAGCTGATGGACGAACTGATCGTCACCACGGACCGCGCCAAGCAGGATGACCTCAGCAAGGAGATCGACAAGAAGATCTGGGCCTCCGCCTATGGTCTTCCGCTCTTCCAGTCGGTCGGAGTGGACGCCTACAGCGACCGCATCACGGGTGTTAAGTTCATGCCGAACCAGACCGGTGTCTGGTGGAACTTCTGGGAGTGGGCAGAGAAGTAA
- a CDS encoding carotenoid oxygenase family protein codes for MWETDNKFLNGPFTPWHEETEAFDLEVIGKIPGDLDGALFRTGSNPKFKPRNTDRYHWFEGDGMVYATYLRDGKAAYRNKWVMTDALKVEMEAGEAVYSGFVNGGTAPSLPVGAPPMKNVPNTNVGVLADRLLVFFEGGLPHQMNPQSLETFGTYDFNGDVPFTCTAHYKLDPDTGNMLFYSYMGTNVTWYEADRHGTILDTFAFSTSAPSMFHDFAVSKNYAIFFVTPGLFLAPNIGQGKPGLVWDPAATNNGVEIVTMHRTTHEVRTYRVDETFFPTHFFNAYERGSEIVIEAPRIKERFGTPADRITGPVDSHEWFMNAIPWRWTVNTATGRVTNQATSHIAGEFPAINPNKVGLEHKFGYFAATRGRDADTMTDGLAKTDLTKETVTVIEGLDDLTNPSEPIFVPRTGAVNEDDGYLLSIWWNRQTELSELCIYDTADFGRTPLARVKLPGRIPFGFHGSWSDREQIEDSLRVLASEHAN; via the coding sequence ATGTGGGAGACAGACAACAAGTTCCTCAACGGACCCTTCACCCCCTGGCATGAGGAGACCGAAGCCTTCGACCTCGAGGTCATCGGCAAGATTCCCGGAGACCTGGACGGAGCCCTGTTCCGCACCGGGTCGAACCCCAAGTTCAAGCCGCGCAACACGGACCGTTATCACTGGTTCGAAGGTGACGGCATGGTCTACGCTACCTACCTCCGTGACGGCAAGGCCGCCTACCGGAACAAGTGGGTCATGACCGACGCCCTGAAAGTCGAGATGGAGGCGGGGGAGGCTGTCTACTCCGGGTTCGTCAACGGCGGCACAGCCCCATCGCTGCCGGTCGGCGCCCCGCCGATGAAGAACGTGCCCAACACTAACGTCGGCGTTCTCGCCGACCGCCTGCTCGTGTTCTTCGAAGGCGGCCTGCCGCACCAGATGAATCCGCAGTCCCTGGAAACATTCGGGACATATGACTTCAACGGCGATGTCCCGTTCACCTGCACGGCCCACTACAAGCTCGACCCGGACACCGGCAATATGCTCTTCTACTCCTACATGGGAACCAACGTCACCTGGTACGAGGCAGACCGGCACGGGACGATCCTCGACACGTTCGCTTTCAGCACCAGTGCCCCGTCTATGTTCCACGACTTCGCGGTGAGCAAGAACTACGCGATCTTCTTCGTTACCCCGGGGCTTTTCCTGGCGCCTAACATCGGCCAGGGCAAGCCGGGCCTTGTGTGGGACCCCGCAGCCACGAACAACGGCGTCGAGATCGTCACCATGCACCGGACGACCCACGAAGTGCGGACCTACCGGGTCGACGAGACGTTCTTCCCGACGCACTTCTTCAACGCCTACGAGCGAGGCAGCGAAATCGTCATCGAAGCCCCGCGCATCAAGGAGCGCTTCGGCACCCCGGCGGACCGTATCACCGGGCCCGTCGACTCCCATGAGTGGTTCATGAACGCAATCCCGTGGCGCTGGACCGTCAACACCGCCACCGGACGCGTTACTAACCAGGCCACCAGCCACATCGCCGGCGAATTCCCCGCCATCAACCCGAACAAGGTCGGGCTGGAACACAAGTTCGGCTACTTCGCCGCCACTCGTGGCCGGGACGCCGACACCATGACCGACGGCCTGGCCAAGACGGACCTCACCAAGGAAACGGTTACGGTGATCGAGGGGCTGGATGATCTGACCAATCCGTCAGAACCCATCTTCGTTCCACGGACCGGGGCCGTGAATGAGGACGACGGTTACCTGCTCTCCATCTGGTGGAACCGCCAGACCGAGCTGAGCGAGCTGTGCATCTATGACACTGCCGATTTCGGGCGTACACCGCTCGCCAGGGTGAAGCTTCCGGGGCGCATTCCCTTCGGCTTCCACGGCAGCTGGTCCGACCGCGAGCAGATCGAAGACTCCCTCCGGGTCCTCGCCAGCGAACACGCCAACTAA
- a CDS encoding CdaR family transcriptional regulator, which yields MVCNSDELDGKSPPTANGAVDGPASDPEIIASAEAEIGAPATAWAAEAAAEIVRQVDEDFSLAGTPGMMTGTELEGCEACLLTTLIGLHRGTAAADIVAPRGAQENVRLSVRQGVPIGSVLRTVWACHTRVQDALLAVIEREVPADRMVAEVRELNAALFSYVNSYVSDLMHGYEDELSLWHGRLPAERLRVLTAILDGEEPGADAERILGIRLGRHHLVALAWPATSGHIPDREAARQRFGTDAAQELGAAGFLTVEYQGTTLFWWGFNTRPDRSVARALGAVPRADWIHLAAGRPGSGLVGLRDSHFEAQQAARVARLSPRQKFWEYDDAGMLALLIADSQGAARFVQVQLDGLLGPDQKLTDIRDTLRHFLLAGSSRLAAAQALHLATNTVAYRVKRAAELLGRPINENQAVTLAALEMAHAFPHLLDAPALGQ from the coding sequence GTGGTTTGCAACAGTGATGAACTGGATGGAAAGTCTCCGCCGACAGCAAACGGTGCGGTTGACGGTCCGGCGTCGGATCCGGAGATCATTGCCAGCGCCGAGGCGGAAATCGGCGCGCCCGCTACTGCTTGGGCGGCAGAGGCCGCTGCGGAGATAGTGCGCCAGGTCGATGAGGACTTCAGCCTGGCCGGAACGCCGGGCATGATGACCGGCACCGAGCTGGAGGGCTGTGAAGCGTGCCTGCTCACGACCCTCATCGGCTTGCACCGCGGCACCGCGGCAGCGGACATCGTGGCCCCTCGCGGTGCACAGGAGAATGTCCGGTTGTCCGTGCGACAGGGCGTCCCGATCGGTTCCGTGCTGCGCACGGTATGGGCCTGCCATACCCGGGTCCAGGATGCGCTTCTGGCCGTCATCGAGCGCGAAGTTCCTGCGGATCGCATGGTCGCTGAAGTGCGCGAGCTCAACGCGGCCCTTTTTTCTTACGTAAACTCCTACGTCAGCGACCTCATGCATGGCTACGAGGACGAACTCTCCCTGTGGCATGGCAGGCTTCCAGCCGAACGACTGAGGGTTCTCACGGCAATCCTCGACGGCGAAGAGCCCGGCGCAGACGCCGAACGCATTCTCGGCATCCGGCTCGGCAGGCACCATCTCGTCGCCTTGGCGTGGCCCGCCACCAGCGGGCACATCCCGGACCGTGAGGCGGCGCGCCAGCGATTCGGCACTGACGCGGCGCAGGAGCTCGGCGCCGCCGGCTTCCTGACCGTCGAGTACCAGGGCACCACGCTCTTCTGGTGGGGGTTCAACACCCGCCCGGACCGCTCGGTGGCACGGGCGCTAGGTGCTGTGCCGCGCGCCGACTGGATCCACCTCGCAGCCGGAAGGCCCGGGTCCGGGCTAGTCGGGTTACGGGACAGCCACTTTGAGGCCCAACAGGCTGCCCGGGTCGCCCGGCTTTCGCCGCGGCAGAAATTTTGGGAATACGACGACGCCGGCATGCTGGCGCTGCTCATTGCCGATTCCCAGGGAGCCGCCAGGTTCGTCCAGGTCCAGCTCGATGGGTTGCTGGGTCCGGACCAGAAACTGACCGACATCCGCGACACCCTGCGCCACTTCCTGCTGGCCGGCAGCAGCCGCCTCGCCGCAGCCCAAGCCCTGCATCTGGCCACGAACACCGTGGCGTACAGGGTCAAACGAGCCGCCGAGCTACTCGGCCGGCCCATCAACGAGAACCAAGCAGTAACCCTGGCGGCGCTGGAGATGGCGCACGCGTTCCCGCATCTCCTGGACGCGCCGGCGCTTGGCCAGTGA
- a CDS encoding aldehyde dehydrogenase family protein: MSMTTTEAPATFAEQSTTLQYIAGKWREGRSAKTLTVTNPFDDRVLTTIRQASVADVDDAYRAAAAAQTEWAGLPPAERQTVMRRAAQILEERREEIVDWLVRESGSTVLKANIEVSLAVGITQESASFPTRVHGRIFDSNTPNREMRVYRKPIGVVGVISPWNFPLHLSQRSVAPALALGNAVVLKPASDTPVTGGLILARIFEEAGLPAGVLSTVIGAGSEIGDDFVAHPVPGLISFTGSTPVGQNVGAVATSGEHLKKVALELGGNAPLVVLDDANLEAAVAAAVPGAFLHSGQICMSVNRIIVEAPVYDEFVSRFAEAAASVAYGDPTAEGILVGPVVNDSQLAGLKQKIAWAREAGARTVVEGEIIGRVVPPHVFADVTPDMEIAREEIFGPMVAILRAEDETHALQLANDHVFGLSSAVFTQNLDRGLQFAHRVKAGMTFINEMTIQDETHVAFGGQRNSGLGRFNGDWAIEEFTTDHTIGVTRL; this comes from the coding sequence ATGAGCATGACCACCACCGAAGCCCCCGCGACATTCGCAGAGCAGTCCACCACCCTGCAATACATCGCCGGAAAGTGGCGTGAGGGCCGGTCAGCGAAGACCCTCACCGTGACCAACCCCTTCGACGACAGAGTACTGACAACCATCCGTCAGGCTTCCGTCGCCGACGTCGATGACGCCTATCGTGCCGCGGCTGCCGCCCAGACTGAATGGGCCGGCCTGCCCCCGGCCGAGCGCCAGACGGTGATGCGCCGTGCAGCGCAAATCCTCGAGGAGCGCCGCGAAGAGATCGTTGACTGGCTGGTACGCGAGTCCGGCTCCACCGTGCTGAAGGCCAACATCGAGGTTTCCCTCGCCGTCGGAATCACCCAGGAGTCGGCATCGTTCCCCACCAGGGTCCACGGCAGGATTTTCGACTCCAACACCCCCAACCGTGAGATGCGCGTCTACCGCAAGCCGATCGGTGTGGTGGGCGTGATCAGCCCCTGGAACTTCCCCCTGCATCTGTCGCAGCGGTCCGTCGCTCCGGCCCTGGCCTTGGGTAACGCCGTGGTCCTCAAACCGGCCAGCGACACTCCTGTTACCGGCGGCCTCATCCTGGCACGGATCTTCGAGGAAGCAGGCCTGCCGGCCGGGGTGCTCTCCACTGTCATCGGTGCCGGCTCGGAGATCGGTGACGACTTCGTCGCCCACCCTGTGCCTGGACTGATTTCCTTCACCGGCTCCACCCCGGTCGGACAGAATGTGGGCGCCGTTGCCACCAGCGGCGAGCACCTGAAGAAGGTAGCGCTGGAGCTGGGCGGCAACGCGCCACTGGTGGTGCTCGACGACGCCAACCTCGAAGCAGCCGTAGCCGCCGCCGTCCCGGGCGCTTTCCTTCACTCCGGCCAGATATGCATGTCCGTCAACCGGATCATCGTCGAAGCCCCGGTCTACGACGAGTTCGTCTCCCGTTTTGCCGAGGCTGCCGCGTCCGTGGCGTACGGCGACCCCACGGCCGAGGGCATCCTGGTAGGCCCTGTGGTGAACGACTCCCAGCTTGCAGGACTCAAGCAGAAAATCGCATGGGCCCGGGAGGCCGGCGCCCGCACCGTCGTCGAAGGCGAGATCATCGGTAGGGTCGTGCCCCCACACGTCTTCGCCGACGTCACCCCTGACATGGAGATCGCCCGCGAGGAGATCTTCGGTCCCATGGTCGCCATTCTGCGAGCCGAGGACGAGACTCACGCCCTTCAACTCGCCAATGATCACGTCTTCGGCCTCTCCAGCGCGGTCTTTACCCAGAACCTGGACCGGGGTCTGCAGTTCGCACACAGGGTCAAGGCCGGTATGACCTTCATTAACGAGATGACGATCCAGGATGAAACGCATGTGGCCTTCGGTGGGCAACGCAATTCCGGCTTGGGTCGTTTCAACGGCGACTGGGCCATAGAAGAGTTCACCACCGACCACACAATCGGAGTCACTCGGCTCTAA
- a CDS encoding FAD-dependent oxidoreductase: MIKKTEVAEQTMAFEFEKPDGFSYKAGQFADYTLIDPPDTDKEGNTRGFSLSSAPYEPNLMCTTRMRDTAFKRVLKGMPIGTELELDAPYGSFTLHNNVARPAVFLTGGIGITPVRSIALQSVHDQTGHAIFAFSSNKRPEDAAFLDELKRLDESAANVTFIATMTEPENSHQPWDGETGFIDQDMITKYVGDLSTPIYYLCGPAGLVKAMRSLLNGAGVDDDDIRTEEFTGY, from the coding sequence TTGATCAAGAAGACAGAAGTAGCCGAACAAACCATGGCCTTCGAGTTCGAGAAGCCTGATGGGTTCAGCTACAAGGCCGGCCAATTCGCGGACTACACGCTGATTGACCCCCCGGACACCGACAAGGAGGGAAACACCCGCGGATTCTCACTTTCCAGCGCCCCCTATGAGCCCAACCTGATGTGCACGACGCGCATGCGTGACACGGCGTTCAAGCGGGTTCTCAAGGGCATGCCCATCGGGACCGAGCTGGAGCTGGATGCCCCCTATGGATCGTTTACCTTGCACAATAACGTTGCCAGGCCCGCGGTCTTCCTCACCGGTGGTATCGGAATCACGCCGGTACGCAGCATTGCCCTGCAGTCGGTTCACGACCAAACGGGGCACGCGATCTTTGCGTTCTCCTCCAATAAGCGGCCTGAGGACGCAGCCTTCCTGGACGAGCTGAAACGCCTGGACGAGTCAGCTGCCAACGTCACCTTCATCGCCACCATGACCGAACCCGAAAATTCGCACCAGCCCTGGGACGGAGAAACCGGGTTCATCGACCAGGACATGATCACCAAATACGTCGGGGATCTGAGCACTCCGATCTACTACCTTTGCGGCCCGGCCGGCCTGGTCAAAGCCATGCGCAGCCTCCTCAACGGTGCGGGCGTGGACGACGACGACATCCGCACGGAGGAGTTCACCGGATACTGA
- a CDS encoding PRC-barrel domain-containing protein: MTTMDNHKLVKLSDTNETIKLGDEDVRRHLVKDKNGEDIGKVHDLLVDLTENKVRFLVVESGGFLGMGEKRSFIPVDAISLITKDEVHLGHSRQRVAGAPPYDPELINNREYNQNSYAYYGYAPYWSGGYLYPNLLVAR; the protein is encoded by the coding sequence ATGACCACAATGGACAACCACAAGCTCGTGAAGCTCAGTGACACGAACGAAACCATCAAGCTCGGAGATGAGGACGTCCGCAGGCACCTGGTGAAAGACAAGAACGGCGAAGACATCGGAAAGGTCCATGACCTGCTCGTCGATCTGACCGAGAACAAGGTCCGCTTCCTGGTAGTGGAGTCCGGCGGCTTTCTCGGAATGGGGGAGAAAAGATCCTTTATCCCCGTCGACGCCATCAGCCTGATCACCAAGGACGAGGTCCACCTCGGCCACTCCAGGCAGCGGGTAGCCGGCGCACCGCCGTACGACCCCGAATTGATCAACAACAGGGAATACAACCAGAACTCGTACGCCTACTACGGCTATGCCCCGTACTGGTCGGGCGGCTATTTGTACCCGAATCTCCTCGTCGCAAGGTAA